In Zingiber officinale cultivar Zhangliang chromosome 6A, Zo_v1.1, whole genome shotgun sequence, a single genomic region encodes these proteins:
- the LOC121996913 gene encoding probable methyltransferase PMT20 isoform X2 — protein MERHCPQMADRKECLVPPPAGYKPPIRWPESKGQCWYRNVPYDWINNEKSNQHWLRKEGDKFFFPGGGTMFPNGVGEYVKLMQDLIPGMKNGTIRTAIDTGCGVASWGGDLLDHGILTISLAPRDNHEAQVQFALERGIPAILGIISTLRLPFPSNSFDMAHCSRCLIPWTEFDGIYLLEIHRILRPGGFWVLSGPPINYERRWRGWNTTIEQQRSDYNKLKLLLSSMCFKLYNEKDDISVWLKSVDSSCYSKITLSSSLPKCDDSSDPDSGWYTPLRLCLTIPSPKLKLGLNFLPTWPNRLWTTPARISTLYNGNPGGFKHDNKKWKARVKHYKALLPALGSDKIRNVMDMNTLYGGFAAALIDSPIWVMNIVSSYGSNSLGIVYDRGLIGTYHDWCEPFSTYPRTYDLLHLDGLFTAESHRCEMKYVLLEMDRILRPTGYTIIRESYYFVDALATIAKGMRWNCEKHATEYNAAKEKILICQKRLWHATKQ, from the exons ATGGAACGGCATTGCCCACAAATGGCTGACAGGAAAGAATGCTTAGTTCCTCCTCCTGCTGGATATAAACCACCAATCCGATGGCCAGAGAGCAAAGGACAATGTTGGTACAG gaatgttccttatgattggataaACAATGAAAAATCAAATCAACACTGGCTTAGGAAAGAAGGTGACAAGTTCTTCTTTCCAGGTGGAGGTACCATGTTCCCTAACGGAGTTGGTGAATATGTAAAACTGATGCAAGATCTGATTCCTGGAATGAAGAATGGAACTATCCGAACTGCTATTGATACTGGATGTGGT GTTGCGAGTTGGGGAGGTGATTTACTAGATCATGGCATTCTAACTATTTCACTTGCACCAAGAGATAATCATGAGGCTCAGGTACAGTTTGCTCTTGAACGCGGTATTCCAGCAATCTTAGGCATCATTTCTACTCTGCGTCTTCCATTTCCATCAAATTCATTTGATATGGCTCACTGCTCCAGATGTCTTATCCCCTGGACAGAGTTTG ATGGCATTTACCTTTTGGAAATTCACCGAATACTTCGACCTGGAGGCTTCTGGGTGCTATCAGGTCCGCCTATCAACTATGAACGCAGATGGCGAGGCTGGAACACAACTATTGAACAACAGAGATCTGACTACAATAAATTAAAGTTGTTGTTGTCTAGCATGTGCTTCAAACTATATAATGAAAAGGACGATATTTCAGTATGGCTAAAATCAGTAGATAGTAGCTGCTATAGCAAAATTACTTTGTCATCCTCCTTGCCCAAGTGTGATGACAGCTCTGACCCAGATTCAGGATGGTATACTCCACTGCGGCTGTGCCTGACTATTCCGAGCCCAAAGCTTAAGTTGGGATTGAACTTTCTACCAACATGGCCAAATCGATTGTGGACAACCCCGGCACGGATTTCTACACTTTACAATGGCAATCCTGGAGGGTTTAAGCATGATAACAAGAAATGGAAGGCTAGGGTGAAACATTACAAGGCATTGCTCCCTGCTCTTGGAAGTGATAAAATTCGGAATGTTATGGATATGAATACACTGTATGGAGGGTTTGCGGCAGCTCTTATTGATTCTCCAATATGGGTCATGAACATCGTATCTTCTTATGGTTCAAATTCCCTTGGGATTGTCTATGATAGAGGATTAATTGGCACCTATCACGATTG GTGCGAGCCATTCTCAACTTATCCTCGGACCTATGATCTCTTGCACTTGGATGGCCTTTTTACAGCCGAAAGTCACAG GTGTGAAATGAAATATGTGCTACTTGAGATGGATCGTATACTTCGTCCAACCGGGTACACAATAATTCGTGAATCTTACTATTTTGTGGATGCCTTGGCAACCATCGCCAAGGGAATGAGATGGAATTGTGAAAAGCATGCCACCGAATACAATGCAGCCAAGGAAAAGATATTAATATGCCAAAAGCGACTTTGGCATGCCACTAAGCAATGA
- the LOC121996914 gene encoding syntaxin-43-like — protein sequence MSTRNRTPLYRKYRDALRSVRVPVASSLPSSSSAASSGGRAGPVIEMVSTSLLHPARSYAPLSTEDPSNSSPAHLTVSLPPAWVDLSEEISVNMQHARKKMSDLVKAHEKDLMPSFGDGKEDQHAIEVLTHDITYLLKKSEKQLMKISSSAPSGDSNIRKNVQRSLATDLQNLSMELRKKQSLYLKRLREQKEGQDGFDLNMNMNGNRPTMEDDEFDDIGFSEHQMSQLEKNEAFTREREREIAQVVESVNELAQIMKDLSVLVIDQGTIIDRIDHNIQNVASSVEKGYKELHKAERTQRKGGMVMCATVLVIMCFIMLVLLILKELLF from the exons ATGTCGACGAGGAATCGGACGCCTTTGTACAGGAAGTACCGGGATGCGCTTCGCAGCGTCCGGGTTCCAGTGGCGTCGTCTCTTCCCTCGTCTTCCTCGGCTGCTTCTTCAGGAGGACGCGCTGGTCCCGTGATCGAAATGGTTAGCACTTCGCTTCTCCATCCCGCCCGGTCTTATGCTCCCCTTAGCACCGAAGATCCCAGCAATTCCAG TCCAGCTCATCTTACAGTTAGTTTACCTCCAGCTTGGGTGGATCTTTCTGAAGAAATATCTGTGAATATGCAGCATGCTCGGAAAAAAATGTCAGATTTGGTCAAGGCTCATGAAAAAGATTTAATGCCTTCTTTTGGGGATGGTAAAGAGGATCAACATGCAATTGAGGTTCTTACACATGATATAACATATTTGCTCAAGAAATCCGAGAAACAATTGATGAAAATCTCTTCCAGTGCACCTTCTGGAGATTCCAATATCAGAAAGAATGTCCAG AGATCACTTGCAACTGATCTTCAGAACCTATCGATGGAACTGAGAAAAAAGCAATCATTATATTTAAAGCGCCTCAGAGAGCAAAAAGAG GGTCAAGATGGCTTTGAtttaaatatgaatatgaatgGAAACAGACCTACCATGGAAGATGATGAATTTGATGACATA GGATTTAGTGAACATCAGATGTCTCAACTGGAAAAAAATGAGGCATTCACAAGAGAAAGGGAGAGAGAAATCGCTCAG GTTGTGGAATCAGTAAATGAACTTGCACAGATAATGAAGGATCTCTCCGTCCTTGTGATAGATCAG GGGACAATCATTGACCGAATTGACCACAACATTCAAAATGTTGCTTCCTCAGTGGAAAAGGGCTACAAAGAATTACATAAG GCAGAAAGAACACAAAGAAAAGGAGGAATGGTTATGTGTGCGACAGTTCTTGTCATAATGTGCTTCATTATGCTGGTCCTCCTAATACTAAAGGAATTACTCTTTTGA
- the LOC121996913 gene encoding probable methyltransferase PMT20 isoform X1 — protein sequence MKNKDTKPGAMPDKNHWTVIILVFLFLCGFSFYLGGIFCSEKNRYFKRDDAPVIQSYHDIGVAPLKVKHVEFGECSLDHQDYTPCTDPKRWKIYGKYRLTFMERHCPQMADRKECLVPPPAGYKPPIRWPESKGQCWYRNVPYDWINNEKSNQHWLRKEGDKFFFPGGGTMFPNGVGEYVKLMQDLIPGMKNGTIRTAIDTGCGVASWGGDLLDHGILTISLAPRDNHEAQVQFALERGIPAILGIISTLRLPFPSNSFDMAHCSRCLIPWTEFDGIYLLEIHRILRPGGFWVLSGPPINYERRWRGWNTTIEQQRSDYNKLKLLLSSMCFKLYNEKDDISVWLKSVDSSCYSKITLSSSLPKCDDSSDPDSGWYTPLRLCLTIPSPKLKLGLNFLPTWPNRLWTTPARISTLYNGNPGGFKHDNKKWKARVKHYKALLPALGSDKIRNVMDMNTLYGGFAAALIDSPIWVMNIVSSYGSNSLGIVYDRGLIGTYHDWCEPFSTYPRTYDLLHLDGLFTAESHRCEMKYVLLEMDRILRPTGYTIIRESYYFVDALATIAKGMRWNCEKHATEYNAAKEKILICQKRLWHATKQ from the exons ATGAAGAATAAAGATACAAAGCCTGGGGCTATGCCTGACAAGAATCATTGGACTGTCATTATTTTGGTATTCTTGTTCTTATGTGGATTTTCCTTCTATCTTGGAGGTATCTTCTGTTCTGAGAAAAACAGATACTTTAAGCGTGATGATGCTCCTGTGATCCAATCCTACCATGACATTGGAGTAGCTCCTCTCAAAGTCAAGCATGTAGAGTTCGGGGAGTGTAGCTTGGATCATCAAGATTATACGCCGTGCACAGATCCTAAG AGATGGAAGATATATGGTAAATACAGACTTACTTTTATGGAACGGCATTGCCCACAAATGGCTGACAGGAAAGAATGCTTAGTTCCTCCTCCTGCTGGATATAAACCACCAATCCGATGGCCAGAGAGCAAAGGACAATGTTGGTACAG gaatgttccttatgattggataaACAATGAAAAATCAAATCAACACTGGCTTAGGAAAGAAGGTGACAAGTTCTTCTTTCCAGGTGGAGGTACCATGTTCCCTAACGGAGTTGGTGAATATGTAAAACTGATGCAAGATCTGATTCCTGGAATGAAGAATGGAACTATCCGAACTGCTATTGATACTGGATGTGGT GTTGCGAGTTGGGGAGGTGATTTACTAGATCATGGCATTCTAACTATTTCACTTGCACCAAGAGATAATCATGAGGCTCAGGTACAGTTTGCTCTTGAACGCGGTATTCCAGCAATCTTAGGCATCATTTCTACTCTGCGTCTTCCATTTCCATCAAATTCATTTGATATGGCTCACTGCTCCAGATGTCTTATCCCCTGGACAGAGTTTG ATGGCATTTACCTTTTGGAAATTCACCGAATACTTCGACCTGGAGGCTTCTGGGTGCTATCAGGTCCGCCTATCAACTATGAACGCAGATGGCGAGGCTGGAACACAACTATTGAACAACAGAGATCTGACTACAATAAATTAAAGTTGTTGTTGTCTAGCATGTGCTTCAAACTATATAATGAAAAGGACGATATTTCAGTATGGCTAAAATCAGTAGATAGTAGCTGCTATAGCAAAATTACTTTGTCATCCTCCTTGCCCAAGTGTGATGACAGCTCTGACCCAGATTCAGGATGGTATACTCCACTGCGGCTGTGCCTGACTATTCCGAGCCCAAAGCTTAAGTTGGGATTGAACTTTCTACCAACATGGCCAAATCGATTGTGGACAACCCCGGCACGGATTTCTACACTTTACAATGGCAATCCTGGAGGGTTTAAGCATGATAACAAGAAATGGAAGGCTAGGGTGAAACATTACAAGGCATTGCTCCCTGCTCTTGGAAGTGATAAAATTCGGAATGTTATGGATATGAATACACTGTATGGAGGGTTTGCGGCAGCTCTTATTGATTCTCCAATATGGGTCATGAACATCGTATCTTCTTATGGTTCAAATTCCCTTGGGATTGTCTATGATAGAGGATTAATTGGCACCTATCACGATTG GTGCGAGCCATTCTCAACTTATCCTCGGACCTATGATCTCTTGCACTTGGATGGCCTTTTTACAGCCGAAAGTCACAG GTGTGAAATGAAATATGTGCTACTTGAGATGGATCGTATACTTCGTCCAACCGGGTACACAATAATTCGTGAATCTTACTATTTTGTGGATGCCTTGGCAACCATCGCCAAGGGAATGAGATGGAATTGTGAAAAGCATGCCACCGAATACAATGCAGCCAAGGAAAAGATATTAATATGCCAAAAGCGACTTTGGCATGCCACTAAGCAATGA